In Manis pentadactyla isolate mManPen7 chromosome 8, mManPen7.hap1, whole genome shotgun sequence, the following are encoded in one genomic region:
- the PRF1 gene encoding perforin-1 — MATCMLLPGLLLLLLPPPAPAPCHTAARSECRRDRKFVPGSWLAGEGVDVTSLRRSGSFPVDTQHFLRPDGTCTLCRNDLQQGDLQRLPLALTDWRAQGSGCRRHVTRAKVSSTEAVAREAAGSIRNDWKVELDVTPKPSINAQVAVAGSHSKAANFAAQKTHQDQYSFSSDSVECHFYSFHLVHTPPLHPDFMKALRSLPPNFNTSSEPDYLRLISNYGTHFIRSMELGGQISALTALRTCELALQGLTANEVGDCLAVEAQVSIGGHASASSEFKACEEKKKQHQMLTSFHQAYRERYSKVVGGHHTFMHDLLFGNQAGPEQFSAWVGSLPENPGLVDYSLEPLHVLLEKKDPRREALRQAVSKYVTDRARWRDCSRPCPLGQYKSPHDPCQCVCHGSAVTNQDCCPRQRGLARLEVMNFLATGLWGDSITATDAYLKVFFGGRELRTDTVWNNNNPRWMTRLDFGDVLLTTEGPLRVQVWDKDYGWDDDLLGTCDQTPRSGLHEVGCSLKHGHLRFSYHAKCLPHLAGRSCLEYAPQGLLGEPPGNRSGAVW, encoded by the exons atgGCCACCTGTATGCTCCTCCcaggcctcctcctcctgctgctgcctccaccagccccagccccgtgccacacagctgcccgctCCGAGTGCAGGCGCGACCGCAAATTCGTGCCTGGCTCGTGGCTGGCGggggagggtgtggatgtgaCCAGCCTCAGGCGCTCAGGCTCCTTCCCAGTGGACACACAGCACTTCCTGCGACCTGATGGCACCTGCACCCTCTGTCGCAACGACCTGCAGCAGGGTGACCTCCAGCGCCTGCCCCTGGCGCTCACCGACTGGCGGGCCCAGGGTTCAGGCTGCCGGCGCCACGTGACCAGGGCCAAGGTCAGCTCCACTGAGGCTGTGGCCAGGGAGGCGGCAGGCAGCATCCGCAACGACTGGAAGGTGGAGCTGGACGTGACTCCCAAGCCCAGCATCAATGCACAAGTGGCCGTGGCCGGCTCGCACTCCAAGGCAGCCAACTTTGCCGCCCAGAAGACCCACCAGGACCAGTACAGCTTCAGCAGTGACTCCGTGGAGTGTCACTTCTACAG CTTTCACCTGGTACACACCCCTCCACTTCACCCTGATTTTATGAAGGCCCTCAGGAGCCTGCCCCCCAACTTCAACACGTCCAGTGAGCCTGACTACCTCAGGCTCATCTCCAACTATGGCACCCACTTCATTCGTTCCATGGAGCTGGGCGGCCAGATCTCAGCCCTCACAGCCCTGCGCACCTGCGAGCTGGCCCTGCAAGGGCTCACGGCCAATGAGGTGGGTGACTGCCTGGCCGTCGAGGCCCAGGTCAGCATAGGCGGCCACGCCAGTGCCTCATCGGAGTTCAAGGCCTGTGAGGAGAAGAAGAAGCAGCACCAGATGCTGACCTCCTTTCACCAGGCCTACCGGGAACGCTATTCCAAGGTGGTTGGTGGCCACCACACCTTCATGCATGACCTGCTGTTCGGGAACCAGGCTGGGCCTGAGCAGTTCTCAGCCTGGGTGGGCTCGCTGCCGGAAAACCCCGGCCTGGTGGACTACTCCCTGGAGCCTCTACATGTGCTCCTGGAGAAAAAGGACCCACGGCGGGAGGCTCTGAGGCAGGCAGTGAGCAAGTATGTGACAGACAGGGCACGCTGGAGGGACTGCAGCCGACCCTGCCCCTTGGGGCAGTATAAGAGCCCCCACGACCCATGTCAATGTGTGTGCCATGGCTCGGCAGTCACCAACCAGGACTGCTGTCCCCGGCAGAGGGGCCTGGCCCGGCTGGAGGTTATGAACTTCCTGGCAACAGGTCTATGGGGAGACAGCATCACTGCCACAGACGCCTATCTGAAGGTCTTCTTTGGAGGCCGGGAGCTGAGGACGGACACAGTGTGGAACAATAACAACCCCAGGTGGATGACACGACTGGACTTTGGGGATGTTCTCCTGACCACGGAGGGGCCCCTGAGGGTACAGGTTTGGGACAAGGACTATGGCTGGGATGATGACCTCCTAGGTACCTGTGACCAGACCCCACGTTCTGGCTTACATGAGGTGGGATGCAGCCTGAAACACGGTCATCTGAGATTCTCCTACCACGCCAAGTGCTTGCCGCATctggcagggagaagctgcctggAGTACGCCCCCCAAGGGCTTCTGGGGGAGCCTCCAGGAAACCGGAGTGGGGCAGTCTGGTGA